The DNA region CGGCATCCAGCCGGTAGGGTGAACCACATCAGCCGATGCCAGACGGCGTTGTCCCGCATCGAGGACCCCGGCTGCTCTTCTTCGCCTCGCGTCCGAACCCGACTGTGAAAGGACGAAGGGAACCCGCACATGACTACCAAGGCAGACCTGCCGGCCGGACTCCAAATGCGGACCAGTACCGCCGGCGGCGTCCACGGCAGCTGTGTCCAGGTCGGTTACTGGCCCGGCCGCGGCATCGTGGTCGCGCACAGCAAGGAAGGCGGAAACGGCGCGGTCCTGCTCTTCACGGTCCGCGAGTGGGAATCCTTCATCGAGGGCGTGAAGGCCGACGAATTCCCCGCGGCCGTTTAGCCTGCCGAATAGGACGCTCGCGCCGCGAACGAGTTAGGTTCGGTGGCTGTGACGTTCGAATACCGGGTCGATGACATCCTCGAGCTGTCGTGCCCGTTCACCGCGGCACGGGTGACCGAGCTGACGGCCGACGAAGTCTTCGTCGAATGGCCCTGGTGGGCCGTCGATCCGGACGGCGACGGCGAGCGCTGGAACGGCGTGGTCGCGGTCGCGGCCGGACCGGGCACGCCCGGATGGGATCGCGAGGTGTTCCGGATCCGGCCCGGCGACGGCGAACTCGCCGCCGACGCCCCGTGCCGGATCGGGATTCCGCCGACCGTCGTGCGCGTGATCGGACTGCGGCGGCACGAACCGCCGCGCGAGACCGGATGGCTGCCGCGGCCGCGACGGGAGATCGTCTACGTATGCGCCGGTCACCCCGACGTCACCGGCCAGGGCGCGGTGTTCGATCCCGACGATGACATTCCCCGCAAGGTCGAATTACGCTTCCGCCCCTACGCTTTCCTCGAGATCGGCGACGAGATCGCCGACGCCGCGGGCCGCGCCTGGCGGTTCGGCGGGCCCTGGAACTGGGAGCCGTTCGGCCCGGCCGAGACCACGGAGCCCGCATGGCCGCTGATGCTGCTGACCCGCGACGGGGACAGCGAGGACGCGGCCGCGGTCGACGTCACCGAGGCGACACTGTCGGGCTCGCACCAGGAGGAACTGGCGCGCTGGCGCGAGCTGGCCGGGCTGACCCCGATCGACCACACCACCGACTGACACCGCCGGTCAGGACTTCGCCAGGTACTCCAGTCTTCCCCGTCCACGGCCGCACGCATCATGCTCGCCAGGCCGGGATGGTTCTTCAACCCCGGATCGCCGGCCACGATCTCGCGCGCCACTTCCTGTGCGGCGGTGATGACTTCGAGATCGTCGAGCAGCGACAGCAGACGCAGACTGCGCGCGGTGCCGGACTGCGCCGAACCCAGCACATCGCCCTCGCGACGCTGCCGCAGATCCAGCACCGCCAGTTCGAAACCGTCGGTAGTGCCCGCCACCGCCTCCAAACGTGTCATGGCGGTACCCATCGGATTGGTCTCGGTGATGAGCAGGCACAAACCCGGATGCTGACCACGGCCGACCCGGCCGCGCAGCTGATGCAGCTGACTGACGCCGAAGCGATCCGCGTCCACGATCACCATGACCGTGGCATTCGGGACGTCGACACCGACCTCGACGACGGTGGTGCACACCAGCACATCGATCTCGGCGTCGTTGAACGCCCGCATGACCCGGTCCTTCTCGTCCGCGGGCAAGCGGCCGTGCAACAAGCCGACCCGCAGATCCTTGAAGGGCCCCGAGCCGAGCATCTCGTACATGTCCACCGCCGAATGGGTGGTGGGGCCTTCCTTCTCCTCCTCGGCTTTCGCCTTGCGGCCCTTGCCTTTCCCGTTCTCCTCCTCGTCGCCGATGCGCGAGCACACCACGTACGCCTGCCGGCCCTGGGAGACCTCTTCGTGGATCCGCTCCCACGCCCGATCCACCCACGCCGGTTTCACCTTGGCGGGAACGACTTTCGAGGTGATCGGGGACCGGCCACGCGGCAGCTGGGTCAGCACCGAGGTCTCCAGATCACCCAGGGTGGTCATGGCGATGGTGCGCGGAATCGGGGTCGCGGTCATGACCAGCAGGTGCGGGCTGGCTGCGCCCTTCGCCTTGGCGCGCAGCGCATCTCGCTGCTCCACACCGAAACGGTGCTGCTCGTCGACCACCACCATGCCCAGGTCGAAGAACTCCACATTGTCCTGGATCAGGGCGTGGGTGCCGATCACCAGACCGGCCTCGCCGGTGACCGCGTCCAGCAGGGCGGCCTTCTTCTGGCCCGCCGACATGGAACCGGTCACCAGCACCACCTTGGTGGCGTTCTCGTCCGCGCCCAGCTCCCCGGCCGTGCCGAGATCGCCGAGCATCTTCTTCAACGACCGATAGTGCTGTGCGGCAAGCACTTCCGTGGGGGCGAGCAGCGCGGTCTGCTGACCGCTGTCCACCACCTGCAGCATGGCGTGCAGGGCCACGATGGTCTTGCCCGAACCCACCTCACCCTGCAGCAGCCGGTGCATGGGGTGGGTGCGCGACAGATCCGCGGAGATCTCGTCGATGACCGTGCGCTGACCCTCGGTCAACTCGAACGGCAGCCGCTTGTCGAAGGCGGCGGCGATACCGTCGGTGCGCGGCGGGCACGGCTTGGCGATGCGGCCCTCGGTCTGATGGCGGCGTTCGGCCAGCACCAGCTGCAACGCCATCGCCTCGTCGAAACGCAGCCGGCCGCGCGCGGCTTCGATATCGGCCTTGTGCTCGGGTAGGTGGATCAGGCGCAGCGCGTCCGACACCGGCAGCAGGGCATGCTCGGTAAGTAGCGACTCCGGCAACGGGTCGTCGATGGGATCGAGCTGGTCGAGCACCTGGCGAATGCAGCGCAGCAGGTCCCAGCTCTGCACCTTCGCCGTCGACGGATAGACCGGGATGAATTCGCGCTCGAAGAACGAGACATCCACTCCCCCGGCGCCTTTCGCGGTCTGCGCCAGGCCGCGCAGCGCGCCGCCGCCGCGCACCGAGGTGAGGTTCTCGATCGACTCGCCCTGCTCGGGCAGGATCAGATAGTCGGGGTGCGAAAGGTTCCAGCGGTCGGGCCGCCACCAGTGCACGGTGCCCGACATCATCGCCCGCACACCGTCTTTCACCAGATAGCGAACCTTGTCGCCATTGAAGAAGGTGATCTCCACCGGGCGCGGGCCGCCGGTGTCCAGGTTCACCTTGAGCAGGCTGCCGCGCCGATTCTTCATCGGCCGCAGGTCGGTCTTGGTGACCCGGCCCATCACGGTGATGTGCTGGCCTTCCTCCGGCGCCTCCTCGGTGAGCGGCTGCCCCTGGGTGGCGTAGCGCAGCGGATAGTGCCGCAGCAGGTCCTCGACGGTCTGCATGTCGAAGTGCTCCTGCAGCGATTCCGCCGCCTTCACCCCGAGCACATGGTCGAGCCGATCGGCCAGTGTCGCCATCTATTCCACCCCGATCTGCACCAGGTCGCCCGCCTGCCCGCCCGGGTACACCACTACCTCCACACCCGGGAAGCCCGCGGCCACATGCGCGGTCAAGTCGTCGGAAAGCCCTTCGGGCGCATCGCCGCCCAGGAGCATGGTCACCAATTCCCCACCCAGGCCCAGCATTCGGTCCAGCAGGGTGCGCCCCGCCGCCCGCACATCGGAATCGATGACGACCACATCGTGGCCGACCAGACCGAGCCCGTCCCCCGCCTCGCACATCCCCACCATGGTCAGCGACCGCTCCGGCGCGACCCGCAGCGCACCCCACCGGGTCCCGGCCGCCGCCTCCGACATGGCGAACGCGTCATCGGCCGCGGCCCGCCCGGCATCGTGCATCGACAACGCCGCCAGCCCCTGCACCATCGACCCGCACGGCAGCATCAACACCTCCCGCTGCCCGTCGCGCGCCGCCACACTCACCGCCACCAGCTCGTGCGCCGGCAACGCCCCGTTCGGCAGCACCAGCACCTCCCGCTGCGGCACCCGCCGAACGGCTTCCAGCAGCACATCCGCGGTGACCGCCCCCTCGAGCACGACCGCCCCCGCGTCCTCGAACAACCGCACCGCACCGGTGCCCTCTGCCACCGCGAGGATCGCGCGATCAGCCTTCCCCGTCGGCGTGTGCCCGGAATCGTCGAGGATCTCGATCCGGATCCCACTCAGCACGCCCGCCGCCAGCCCGGCCTCGACCGCCGCGCCCGCGTCACCGCAATGCACATGGGCGGACCAGGTTTCCTCGCCGTCGCCTACGACAACCACCGAATCCCCGAGCGCCCCAAGCTGATCCCGCAGCTCGCCGATGCGCAGCTCGTCGCTCCCACGCACCAGGAACATCACCTCGTAATGCGGTGCGCCGGAGCCCCACTCGGAGCGCGGAGCCAACTCCCCCGCGGGCCGAACCACCGAAGTCGGCAGCACCGCACCCGGGTTCGGCACCGGCACGCTCGGATTCGACGCGGCTTCCCCGGACCACGCCGCGCCCGCCGAATACTCGACACCGCCGCCGGAACCATCGGCGCTGAAGTCGGACCGGTCAGCGGCGGCCGATCCCTCCGAGATGACCGATACATCTGTCGCCGGGCGATCCGGTATGCGCGACGGCCGTTCCTCCGGGGCGCCGCGCCGATAGACCGGCCGCGCGGGCGCGCTCCCCCCGGCTGCCGCCACCAACTCGTCCAGCAACACCAGCAATCCACGGGCCCCGGCATCGACGACACCGGCCTCGCGCAGCACGCCCAGTTGCGCGGGCGTCTCCCCCAATGCCTTGACCGCGCCGTCCGCCGCCGCGAGCGCGACACCGAGCAGATCCCGCTCCGAGGCGTCGGCGGCCCGTTCGGCAGCCCGATCCAAGATGGTGAGCATCGTCCCCTCGACCGGCGAACTCAGTGCCTCTCGCACCAGCCGCGCGGCCTGCCGCAGGGCGAACCGCAGCGCCTCGGCCGTGAGCGGCCTGTCGGCAACCGCGTCGGCGATGCCTCGCAAGACCTGCGACAGGATGATTCCCGAGTTCCCCCGCGCGCCCATGGTCGCCGCACGAGCCATCGCCCCCATGACGCCGTGCGCCGACACTGCCTGGTGGTCAGCGATCGCCGGATCCCGATCGGGCGATGCGGGCGTCGCCATATCCGTGGCACCGACCTGTAGTCGCAGGGCATCGGTCTGGGCGGCGGACTCTCCGCCGGCAGCACGGCCTCCGTGCTCACCGGCCGACGGGATCGGGGCGTCGATCGCCGCTTCGGCCCCGCGCACGGCTGCCCGCATGGTGCTCAGCAGGTTGGTGCCGGTGTCGGAGTCGGCGACGGGGAAGACATTGAGGGCGTTGATCTCGTCCCGGTGGCGTTCCAGGGCGGTGAGGGTGTGGCGACCCCAGTTCAACAAGGCCGTACCGTCCAGCGCGTCCGCTACCCCGGGCACCGTCACCGTCCTTCCCACACGTCATGGCCTCACCATCGAAAGAAACCCGTCGCCAGCCTAGTCGGGGCGGCCGACATCGTGCCGTCACCTGGCATTCGTACGCCGCATACGGGATCGGTGCCGGGGGCCTGATTGGACACGCCCGGGACGGGTTGGCTACTCTTGTGCGGTTGCCTCACGCAGGCATGGTCCTGCCCGCTCAGGTATCAGTCCGCGTTCACCAGCTATTCGCTGGTAGGTACGTCCAAGACATCAGGCTTTCGGACACGCTGTACATGGTGCAGTGCGTCCCTCTATGACATGAAGGAGCTCGCGACTATGGCTGCCGTCTGTGACGTCTGCGCCAAGGGCCCCGGCTTCGGTAAGTCGGTTTCGCACTCGCACCGGCGCACCAACCGTCGCTGGAACCCGAACATCCAGACCGTGCGCGCGCAGGTTGCCCCCGGCAACACCCGCCGCATGAACGTCTGCACCTCCTGCCTGAAGGCGGGCAAGGTCGTTCGCGGCTGATAATAGCTTTCCGACAGCAGCCCCGGCACCCAGAATGATGGGTGAACCGGGGCTGTTGTCGTTTCAGGGAGAGAACCATGAGTGACTGGCAGGTCGTTCCCCTCGAACCGAAGTACGTCTACAGCATGTCCGAATGCCATATCGCGTGCTGGCGGGAGGCGTATCAGGGCCTGGTGCCCCAGCATGTGCTCGACGCCTTCGACGTGGACCGGCGGGCGGCGGCGTGGGGCAAGATCCTGTTCGAGTATCCGGGGCGGATTCGGGTAGCGGTGCTCGACGACGGCACCGTCATCGGCTTCGCGGGCAGCGGCGACAACCTCGAGGAATCACCCACGACGGAGTACGAACTGAGCGCCCTCTACGTGCGCGCGGCCTATCACGGCACCGGGGTGGCGCAGGCCCTCATGGACGAGGTGCTGCCCGAGACCGGCGATGTCGCGCTGTGGGTGTTCGAGGAGAACCCGCGAGCGCGGGCCTTCTATCAGAAATACGGCTTCGAACCCGACGGTGAACGCCGAGTCGAAGCCTTCTCTCCCGCACTGCAAGTGCGGATGGTGCGCCGGGCCCTGACGGGGTGAGGCCCGGCGCCGTGGCTCACGCCGCGCCGTTGAGGCAATCCACCTGCTGGCTGATCGACTGCAACAGGCACGCCGTGCGCGAGGTGACGTTGGACGACAGTCCGCTCACGCTATTGGTGTCGAGCAGGCTGCCGACGGGCGTGACCGAGGTGGTGGTCTCGGGGACGTACGGGTCCAGCGTCAGCGGCGCGGCACCGGCGACGGCCGGAGCCGAGGCCAGCGCGGCACCCGCGGCCAGCGCGACGAAAACACCACGGGCAGTCTTCTTCTGCATACACATGCTCCTGAATCAGGTAACGGATCGGCGCTACGGCAGACGCCAGTCCACCGGCGCGGCACCCAGGGTACCCAGCAATTCGTTGGTTCGGGAGAAAGGACGAGATCCGAAGAATCCCCGCGAAGCCGACAGCGGTGACGGATGGACGGATTCGATGTAGGGAGTGTCGCCCAGCAGCGGCTTCAACGTGGAAGCGTCGCGGCCCCACAGAATCGCCACCAGCGGCTGATCGCGGGCAACCAGCGCGCGAATTGCCTGCTCGGTCACCGCTTCCCAGCCCTTGCCGCGATGCGAGGCCGGCTGGCCCGGCTGCACCGTCAGGACTCGGTTGAGCATCAGCACGCCCTGATCGCACCACGGCGACAGATCGCCGTTGGACGGCATCGGCAGACCCAGATCCTTGGTCAGCTCCGAGTAGATGTTGGACAGACTCCGCGGAATCGGCGAAACGTCCGGTGCCACCGAGAAACTCAGTCCCACCGGATGCCCCGGCGTCGGATACGGATCCTGACCCACGATCAGCACCCGGACCTTGTCGAAGGGCCGCTGGAAGGCCCTCAGCACGTTCTCCCCCTTCGGGAGATAGCCACGCCCCTCGGCGTTTTCGATTCGCAGGAATTCACCCATCGCGGCAATGCGGTCGGTCACCGGCTCGAGGGCCTCGGCCCAGCCCGTGTCGATGACTTCCGACAGTGGTTTCGCACCCATGTCGGGAAAACTTATCGTGTCGAGATTCATCGCGATACCGGGCCCGGCTATGCGAAGGATTCCCAACCGGCGGGTCCGGTCCGCGCGGTTCCGTCGACCGTCACACCCGAGCCTGCGCGGACCGCTCCGACCCGCACCCAACCATCCGGCAAATCACCCGAATCGGCGAAAGTCGCGGCGAACGCGTGGTCCTCGCCACCCGCCAGAATCCAGTCCAGGGGGCTGACGCCCAGCGCCTTCCCGACCGCCTCCAGGGCGGGGTCGGACAGGGCGGCCGAGTCGAGATCGATGGCCACGCCCGAGGATTCGGCGATATGCCCGAGGTCGGCCAGCAATCCGTCCGACACGTCGGTGAGCGCGGTGACCTCGACCGTGTCGGGCAGCTCCAGCACCGCCTCGTAGGGCGGCTGCGGAACCCGGTGCGCGGCAACCATCTCCGCGAACTCGGCGGTCAGCTCCGCCGACCCGGCCGACAGCACCGCCAGCCCGCCGCCCGAATGGCCCAGCGGTCCGGCCACCGCCACCACGTCACCCGGGCGCGCGCCCGAGAGTTTGATCGGCGCGCGACGCGGATCCCCGAACGCGGTCACCGAGATGATGATCAGCGGACTGCGCACCATGTCCCCGCCGGCGATGGACGCCCCGGCCCGCCCGGCCTCGGCCCACATGCCGTCCGCCAGCGCGCGCACGAATTCGACCGGAGTATCGGCGGGACAGCCCAGCCCGACCACGAAGGCGCTCGGCACCGCACCCATGGCCACCACGTCGGCGGCGTTCTGGGCGATGGCCTTGCGCCCGATCTCCTGCGGGCTCGACCAATCGACGCGGAAGTGCCGGTCCTGCACCAGCATGTCGGTGGTCACCACGAACCGGCCCTCGGGCGCGGCGATCACCGCGGCATCGTCACCGGGCCCCAGCAGCACCCCCGAGGTCTGTGTCCGGCCCGCGTTCACCAGCGCGATGAGCCCGAACTCCCCCAGCTCACCCACCGTGCGGGCGGCCGGAACTGACTGCGGGTTGCTGCCGGTAGTGATGGCGGTCTCCTTCGGGAGTGTGATGCGGGCGGCCGACCGCTCGACGGTACCCTCGAAGCCGCAATCGACGACCAGCAGCCGGGATGCGCGCACCGAGGACGTGCGGGCCCGGCACGGCACGATCGGGGATCGACGACCGGATGAGCAACGACACCCGCGGCAACGAAGCGGACCATAGCGACGCGGCCCTGCCCGAGCAGGCGACCGACGCGACCGACGCCGAGCCGACCGGCGACGCGCAGCCGGAGCCCGCGAACACCGCCGACGCGGCCTCGGACGAGGACTACGGCATGCGCCGCTCGCCCGCGCTCATCGCCACCGCCGTCGCCCTGCCCGTCGCGCTCGTCGTCGGACTGATCGTGATGGGCGTGCTGGCCAATCGGCACCACAGCCGCGATCCGCTGGCCCTCGGCGCGGTCCCCGCCCCGGCCGCCGCGGGTCCCGAATGCACCGCGCTGCTCCCCGCCCTGCCCGACAAGATCGGCGACTACACCACCGCCGAGCTGGTGCAGCCCGCGCCGCCCGCCACCCACGCCTGGCAGCTGCCCGACGGCGGCGACCCCATCGTGGTGCGCTGCGGCCTGGACCGGCCCCTGGAATTCACCAAGTCCTCGCCACTACAGGTGGTCAACGGCGTCAACTGGTTCGAACTGCGCGACCAGACCAGCGGCGTCACCTCCGGCACCTGGTGGGCCGTGGACCGCGGCACCTATGTCGCGCTGACCACGCCCGACAATGCCGGAGCGACTCCGCTGCAGGAGGTTTCGGAGGCCATCAAGAAGGCGATGCCGGAGAAGCCGTTGGACCCGAATCCGATCCCCAACTGACGCATATATGAGGCCCGAGCCCGTCGCTCAGAGCTTGCGGAGCTTGGCCTTTCCGGCGGCGAGGTCGATCTCGGGTCCCTCGTCGCCGTCGCCCGGGTTCTCCCGGTGCATGAGCACCGACTGCCGCTGTTCCATCTCCAGCCGCTTGCCGGAACTGAAGGCCGCGTCGAATTGCTCCAGGCCGATGGCCGCCGCGTTGCGGTCTTCCTCGTTACGCATCCACGGCAGCGCGGTGCGCCCGGTCAGCTTTCGGTAGGCGACATCGGCGAAGGCCACCGCGATGATCAGCAGTGCCAGCCCGGGAATCGTCAGAGCCACGATCACGCCATCGAGGCTACGCGCCGGCGACGGCGCCGACGTCGCTCTCCGGTCGCACGGAAACGGCCCGGTCCATCATCCGAAATGATGAACCGGGCCGTTCGTGGTCACGGTCAGCGCAGGCCGGTGCCGCGGGCGCGGGCGGTCTCGATGAGGGTGCTCACCAAGGTCCGGTTGTCGATCCCGGTGGCCTCCCACATGCGCGGGTACATGGAGATCGAGGTGAAGCCGGGCATGGTGTTGATCTCGTTGATGACCGGGCCGTCGGCGGTCACGAAGAAGTCGACGCGGGCCAGACCCTGGCAGTCCAGGGCGCGGAAGGCACGCACCGCGAGCTCCCGGATCTCCAGCGACACAGCGTCGTCCAGCTTGGCGGGGACGTCGAACTCGCAGACGTCGTCGAGGTACTTGGTGTCGAAGTCGTAGAAGTCGGGGGCCTGCGAGTCGTCCTCGGGCATCCGGATCTCGGCGACCACACTGGCTTCCACCCGGCCGTCCGGGAATTCCAGCACGCCGCACTCCACCTCGCGCCCGACGATGCCGGACTCGACGATCACCTTCGGGTCGTGGCGGCGCGCCTCGGCGATGGCGGCGTCCAGCTCGTCCCAGCTGTCCACCTTGGTGATGCCGATCGAGGAACCGCCGCGGGCGGGCTTCACGAACACCGGCAGCGCCAGGCGGGCCCGGTCGGCGTCGGCGACGGTCGCCGTGCCGGGGCGCAGCACCACCTGCGCGCCGACCGGAAGGCCCTCGGCGGCAAGGAGTTTCTTGGTGAACTCCTTGTCCATGCCGGCCGCGCTGGCCAGCACGCCGGGACCGACGTAGGGCAGTTCGGCCAGTTCGAGCAGACCCTGCAGGGTGCCGTCCTCACCGAACGCGCCGTGCAGCACCGGGAACACGATGTCGACCGCGCCGAGCACGGTCTCCGCGCCGTCGAGCGGCACCAGCGCGCCCGCGCGCGAGGGGTCCGCGGTCAGCGCCAGCGCGGTGCCCTTGTCGTCGACCATGGGCAGCGCCCGATCCTGGGCGGACAGGGTCCGCGGATCCGCGTCGCCGAGCACCCAGGTGCCGTCGCGCGTGATACCGATCGGAACCGCCTCGTAGCGTTCGGGATCGAGGCTCGCCAACACGGTGCGCGCGGACACACACGACACCCCGTGCTCATTGCTGCGGCCGCCGAACACCACCGCCACCCTGGTCCTGTTGGTCATGCCCCGAACCGTACCCGGTCGAATGTGGCGGCAGTGTTACGCGGTCGTCCCGGCCCCTCGACACGGTCGCCCGCGGCCGGGTGCGGGTTCACTCGGATTTGAGGCGACGCCCCTGCAGTTGCCCGACCGCCTCGGCTGCGGAGAGACCCTCGTGGCACACCTGATGCACCGCATTGGTCAGCGGCATCTCCACGCCGTGCGCCGCGGCCAGCGCCCGCACCGATGTGCAGGACTTCACACCCTCGACGACCTGGCCATGAGTCGCCTGCAGCGCGGTCTCCATGGTGCCGCCCGCGCCCAGCGCGCGCCCGAAGGACCGATTGCGCGACAGCGGCGAGGTGCAGGTAGCCACCAGGTCGCCGACGCCGGCCAGGCCGGCGAAGGTGACCGGCTCCGCGCCGACCGCCACCCCGAGCCGGATGATCTCGGCCAGCCCGCGCGTGATGAGGGTGGCAACCGAGTTGTCGCCCAACCCCATTCCCGAGGCGATACCGCAGGCGAGCGCGATGACGTTCTTGCACGCCCCGCCGATCTCGCAGCCGATCACGTCGGAATTGGTGTACGGCCGGAAATAGCCGGTGGCACACGCGTGCTGCACCGCCTCGGCGCGCGCCACGTCCGGGCAAGCGATCACGGTCGCGGCGGGCTGCCCGGCCGCGATCTCGTGCGAGAGGTTCGGGCCCGACAGCACCGCGATGCGGCTCGGGTCCGCGCCGGAGACCTCCGCGATCACCTGGCTCATGCGCAACAGGGTGCCGGTCTCGATGCCCTTGGCCAGACTCAGCAGCGTGGCCTCGGGCGGGATCAGGTCCTTCCAGGCCGTCAGATTCGCGCGCAACGACTGCGAGGGCACCGCCAACACCACGATGTCGGCCCCGTCGAGCGCGACCGCCGGGTCATCGGTCGCGGCCAGCGGCGGCAACGCGACATCCGGCAGATACCAGGGATTGCGATGCTCGGTCGCGAGCACCTTCGCCACCTCCGGCCGCCGAGCCCACATGGTGGTCTCGGTTCCCGCCTCCGCCAACACCTTCGCGAACGCGGTCCCCCATGACCCCGCTCCCAACACCGCTGCCCTTGCCATGTGACAAATATATGCGCGCGTCCCGTGAGCCACGCCCGTTGTGCCGTCAGCGCGGAATTCGACGCCGCTCACACACCCGTCATCTTGGAGTGGGAGGATTCGGGCATGCACCCGTCCGTGCACGCGGTCATCGCTGTGAAGAGCCTGGGACTGGCCAAGAGCCGGCTGGCCGATGGGCTGGCTCCCGAGTACCGGCCGCGACTCGTGCTGGCCATGCTCGAGGACACGGTGACCGCCGCGGTGGCGACACCGGCGATCGCCTCGGTGACCGTGGTGACGCCGGACCCGACCGTCGCCGGCGTGGTCCGTGCCCTGGGCGCGCGAGTCCATCCCGAGCCCGAGGTCATCGCCCCGCACACCAGCGGACTCAACGCCGCCCTGGCCGCGGGCGCGGAGGGGGTGCGGCGCGCGCACGGGTCCGTCGATCTGCTTGCCCTGCAAGCGGATCTGCCCGCACTGCGCGCGGCCGAACTCGGCGAGCTGCTGCGCAGCGCCCGGCATCACCGCTCGGTGGTCACCGATCACGACGGCAGCGGCACCGTCGCCCTGCTGGTGCGCGGCGGCGGTGACGATCCGCTGAATGCCGCGCTGAACCCGCTTTTCGGTCCGGACTCCGCACGCCGCCATATCGCAGGCGGCGCGGTGGAGGTGCTGGGCGAGTGGCCGGGGCTGCGGCAGGACGTCGATACCGCGGCGGATCTCGAGCGCGCCGTGGCGCTCGGCGTCGGGCGAGCCACCAGCGCGCTACTCCGAGAAGTCGGCGTGTCGCAGGCGTGTCATGAGACCGGGGACAGGTGCCGGGCCGAGTCGTCACTGTCCTGACGGCGGCGTGATCTGCACTGCAATGGACGGTGTCAGAACGGCACCCCACCCACGACATAAGGAATGATCGTGAGAGTGAGCGAAACGGAAACCGTCAAGCAATCGCCGCTACTACCGGCGGCGCCGCCCGCGGCAACCCCACCGCCCACCGCGATACCGCCGCTGCCCGCGGACCGGTACGTCAACCGGGAACTGAGCTGGCTCGATTT from Nocardia tengchongensis includes:
- the cofC gene encoding 2-phospho-L-lactate guanylyltransferase, which produces MHPSVHAVIAVKSLGLAKSRLADGLAPEYRPRLVLAMLEDTVTAAVATPAIASVTVVTPDPTVAGVVRALGARVHPEPEVIAPHTSGLNAALAAGAEGVRRAHGSVDLLALQADLPALRAAELGELLRSARHHRSVVTDHDGSGTVALLVRGGGDDPLNAALNPLFGPDSARRHIAGGAVEVLGEWPGLRQDVDTAADLERAVALGVGRATSALLREVGVSQACHETGDRCRAESSLS